GCGACGCGATCCACGTGCGCGACATCCAGCTCCCGCTGGACGTCGTGTCGAAGATCGAAGCCGACGCCACGGTCGTGCACGTCGTCGCGCCGCGCCTCGAGGAAGAGGTCGCGCCCGCCGCCCTGCCGGCCGAGGGCGAGGCCGCGGCCCCGGCCGAGGGTGCGGAAGGCGCGCCCGCGGCTGCCGCCACGGCAGACAAGGCCGAGGAGTAGCCCGGGCCGCGCGCCATGCGGCTGTTCGTCGGGCTCGGCAATCCGGGCGCCCGCTACGAAGAGACCCCGCACAACGCGGGGTTCGTGGCGATCGACCGCTTCGCCAGGAAGCACCGCCTGCCCGCCTTCGCGCCCAGGTTCTCGGGCGAGTTCGCGCGCGGCAAGGTGCTGGGCGAAGACGTCGCCGTGCTCAAGCCGCAGACCTTCATGAACCTGTCGGGTGAGTCGGTCGGCGAGGCGCGCCGCTATCTGCCGATCGAAGTCAGCGACGTCCTGGTCGTGTTCGACGAGATGGACATCCCCGCGGGCAAGCTCAGGCTGCGCAAGTTCGGGGGACACGGCGGTCACAACGGGCTGCGCTCGATCATCGACGCGCTGGGCTCGAGTGACTTCCCGCGCCTGCGCATCGGCATCGGCCGGCCGCGCGACGGCCGCGAAGCCACGGGTCACTTGCTGTCCAAGGTGCACCCCGACGAGCGCGCGCGGCTCTCGGCGACGATCGACCTGGCGGTCGAGGCGCTCGAAGTCTCGCTGCGCGAAGGCTTCGAGAGCGCGATGAACCGCTACAACGGCAAAGATCAGCTCGGCGCTGGGGAGCCGTGACGCTCGCCAACGGCTGGACGGGCGGACAGTACAGTGTCTGGCGCGCCGCGTTCGGCGTGGCGCTGGCGGTCCACTTCGCGGGCCTCCTGGCCGGCGCGGAGCTGTGGGGATCGAGCGCGCTCTTCGCGCTCGCCGCCGCTCTGGCAGCGTGTCTCGCCGCGGGCCTCGCCGGCCGGCTCGCGGCAGCGGGCTTGCTCTCGGTCGTGTGCGTCACGCGTGAGCCGCCCCTCTTGGTGGTCGCGCCCCTGCTCGTGCCGCTGCTCGTCCCGGGCCAGCCGTACGGCTCGCTCGCCGCCTGCGGGCGTACGGATCCACGCGGTGACTGGTCGCTGCCGCCATTGCTCTTCACGGGGCTCTGGCTGGTCCTGGCGGCGACATACGCCTACTCCGGCTATGGGCGCTTTGGCGCCGTCGCTCTCGCGTTCCCGCTGCTCGCGCTCTCCGCGCGCATCCGGCCGTATGTCTGGCTCGCGGGGCTGGTCGTCGCGCTCTTCGGCCTCCCGGAGATCTCGCCGGGCCTGCTCGCGTTGCACGGGATCACTTTCGATCCGGCCTGGCTCGCGCCGCGACGCGACGCGTCACCGGCCACGCTCCTCTACGACGGCAGCTGTGGACTTTGTCACCGAGCGGTGCGCTTCGTGCTCGCCGAGGATCGCGCCGGCTGCGGCTTCCGCTACGCGCCGCTCGGAGGAGACGCGTTCCACCGGCTCGTGCCGCCGGCTGCGCGCGCGGCGCTGCCCGACAGCCTGGTGCTGGTCACGCCCGATGGCCGCATCTTCACGCGCAGCGCGGCATTGCGCGAGACCGGGTTTCGCCTGGGCGGTCTCTGGCGCGCGCTGGCGGCGGCCGCGGGAGTCGTACCAATGGGCCTGCTCGACCGCGGCTACGACTGGATCGCGCGCATGCGCTATCGCATGTTCGCGCGGCCCGCCGATGCCTGTCCGGTCCTCCCGGCGGACCTCCGCAACCGCTTCGAATGAGAGCCGGTCGCTCGGCCCTGCAGCAACCCCCTCGGTTCGCGTAATCTGCGCACACCGCGACCCCCGGTCGCGAGCAGGGGAAAGAGGGAATCCATGGACGCGCTGATGCTCCGCTTCTCGCGCTTCTTCATCCGCCACCGTCTGGTCAATCTCATCTTGATCGGCGGCGCGACGATCTTCTTCGCCTATAACGCGCTCCAGCTGCAGGTGTTCAGTCAGTTCATCGACCTGCTCCCGCGCAATCACCCCTTCATCCAGATCTACGAGAAGTACAACCGGCAGTTCGGCAGCGCGAACGTGGTGTACGCGGCGATCGTCGCCAAGTCGGGCACGATCTACGACGAGCGCGTGCTCGAGAAGATCTACGCGTTCACCGACCAGATCGACAAGGTCGAGGGCGTCGACCACGGGCAGGTCGTGTCGATGACCGCAGTCACCGTGCGAGACACCGGCATCGACCAGTCGGGCATCATCCGCTCGACTCAGGTGGTCGGCGAGGAGCCGATCGCGCTGCTCGAAGCGCAGTTCTTCACGCGCCGCACGGTCCAGCGCGCCAAGGCGCGCAACGAGACACCACCGGGCGAGCTGGGCGCTTTCAAGGAGTTCATCAAGACCCGCAAGGGCGTGCTCGAGGAGCAGCTGAAGACCGACTCCGACCTGACCAAGGCCGCCACCGGCGGTGACTACAAGGCCGCGGCCCAGCTGGCCGAGGTGCGGCGCGAGAACGCGGAGCTCGAGTTCCTGCAGCTGCGCCTGGGCGAGCTGCCCGACACCTACCAGCTGAACGGCGAGAACCTGATCGGCCCCGACGGCACGCTGCTGCCCAAGGCGGTGCTCGCGGGGCTGCCCGATCGCATCCACCAGAACAAACAGGTCTACGGCCGCTTCGTGTCGATCGACGACACGGCCGCGATGGTGACTGCCGGCTTCCTGGAGAGCCGGCTCGACTACCAGAAGATCTTCAACGAGATCCACAACCTGAAGAAGGAGCTCGAGGCCGACGGCCTGGTCACGGTGCATCTCACCGGCCAGCCGATCCTGGTCGGCTGGACCTTCTACTACAAGTGGCAGATCGTGCTGATCCTCGGGCTGTCACTCGGCATCCTCTTGGTGCTGATGTACGTCTACTTCCGGCGCTGGTACGGCGTGTTCATGCCGTTCTCGGGCGCGGTCTGCTGCACGATCTGGGGCCTGGGCTTCACGGCACTCATGGGCTACCAGATCGAGCCGCTGGTGCTCGTGATTCCCATGGTGATCACGGCGCGCGCGATCAGTCACTCGGTGCAGTTCGTCGAGCGTTTCTACGAAGAGTACGAGCGCCTGAACGGCAACAAGGAAGAGGCCGTCGTGCTGTCGATGGCCGAGCTCCTGATCCCGGGCTTCCTCGGCATCGTGGCCGACGCCATCGGCATCATCGTGATCGGTGTCTCCTCGATCGCGCTCATGAAGAAGGTGGCGATCTTCGGCGCCTTCTGGTCGATCTCGATCATCTTCACCGAGATGCTGCTCAACCGGCTCATGATCGCCTACTTCCCGGCGCCCAAGGACACGAGTCACTACGTCCCGGGCCCGATCATGGCCGTGCTGAAGCGCATCGCCTACGTGTCGACCAACCCGACCTGGCAGCGCGGCATCGTGGGCGTCTGGCTCGTGATCGTGGTGCTGTGCGCGCTCGTCGCGCCGCGCGTGAAGGTCGGCGAGTCACATCCCGGCACGCCCGTGCTCTGGCCGAACAGCGAGTTCAACCAGTCGGCCAAGGTGGTGGCCAGCAAGTTCTACGGCGCCGACGACCTGACCGTGGTGGTCGAGACCGAGCAGCAGGGCGCCGTGCACAAGCCGGACGCCATGCGCGAGATCGAGGCCTTCCAGCGCTACATGGAGCAGGACCCCAAGGTCGGCGGCACCGTTTCGGTGGTCGACTATCTCAAGGCGATCAACCGCGCCTACCACAACAGTGACCCGCGCTGGGCGTCGATCCCCTACTCGACCGACCAGGTCGGCGGCCTCTTGTATCTGTACGAGGCCGGCTCGCCCGACCCGCGCGTGCTGAACCCCTATCGCGATCAGGAGGCGCAGAACGCCACGGTCCGCATCTTCTACAAGGACCACCAGGCCGAGACGATCCACAACGCGGTGCAGCGCGCACAGGAGTACATCTTCGACCGGCCCACCGGGAAATACGCCATCCGGCTCGAGTCTCCGCGCCACGACCTGCAGGCGCGCATCCGCTGGTGGCTCGGACCCTTGCTCCCGCCGCGCAACCCCGAGCTGGTGGTGCTCGCGCGCAACGACCAGGGCGTGTACGAGAAGCAGGAAGTGACTCAGCCGGGCCGGCGCGAGCCGCCGCCCGAGGACTCGCGCGACCGCATCCTGACCCTGCCGCGAACCTCGAAGGAGCTGGTGCAGAGCCTGGCCGAGAGCGGCTACGACAACGTGGGGAAGATCGCGGACGCCGACCTGAAGAAGCTCGCGACGGTGCCCGGCTTCGACCTGGTGACCGCCTACGCGCTGAAGAAGTCCGCGCAGCTCGAC
This window of the Myxococcota bacterium genome carries:
- a CDS encoding MMPL family transporter, translating into MDALMLRFSRFFIRHRLVNLILIGGATIFFAYNALQLQVFSQFIDLLPRNHPFIQIYEKYNRQFGSANVVYAAIVAKSGTIYDERVLEKIYAFTDQIDKVEGVDHGQVVSMTAVTVRDTGIDQSGIIRSTQVVGEEPIALLEAQFFTRRTVQRAKARNETPPGELGAFKEFIKTRKGVLEEQLKTDSDLTKAATGGDYKAAAQLAEVRRENAELEFLQLRLGELPDTYQLNGENLIGPDGTLLPKAVLAGLPDRIHQNKQVYGRFVSIDDTAAMVTAGFLESRLDYQKIFNEIHNLKKELEADGLVTVHLTGQPILVGWTFYYKWQIVLILGLSLGILLVLMYVYFRRWYGVFMPFSGAVCCTIWGLGFTALMGYQIEPLVLVIPMVITARAISHSVQFVERFYEEYERLNGNKEEAVVLSMAELLIPGFLGIVADAIGIIVIGVSSIALMKKVAIFGAFWSISIIFTEMLLNRLMIAYFPAPKDTSHYVPGPIMAVLKRIAYVSTNPTWQRGIVGVWLVIVVLCALVAPRVKVGESHPGTPVLWPNSEFNQSAKVVASKFYGADDLTVVVETEQQGAVHKPDAMREIEAFQRYMEQDPKVGGTVSVVDYLKAINRAYHNSDPRWASIPYSTDQVGGLLYLYEAGSPDPRVLNPYRDQEAQNATVRIFYKDHQAETIHNAVQRAQEYIFDRPTGKYAIRLESPRHDLQARIRWWLGPLLPPRNPELVVLARNDQGVYEKQEVTQPGRREPPPEDSRDRILTLPRTSKELVQSLAESGYDNVGKIADADLKKLATVPGFDLVTAYALKKSAQLDRRWYTVDSEWKSDEAGIHAQVRRRGLYELPELWVQYQGGDFARRESGQWADGASFALASGLMGVLGASNDEVEGSNNATLIASFTAIFLVIVVTYRSFAVAFLLCLSLGTATLVSLAYMYFANIGFDVNTLPVQALGVGVGVDYGLYLMDRIIHERKRGHDMDEAIRVAITTTGMAVFFTGSTLVGG
- a CDS encoding DCC1-like thiol-disulfide oxidoreductase family protein, whose translation is MTLANGWTGGQYSVWRAAFGVALAVHFAGLLAGAELWGSSALFALAAALAACLAAGLAGRLAAAGLLSVVCVTREPPLLVVAPLLVPLLVPGQPYGSLAACGRTDPRGDWSLPPLLFTGLWLVLAATYAYSGYGRFGAVALAFPLLALSARIRPYVWLAGLVVALFGLPEISPGLLALHGITFDPAWLAPRRDASPATLLYDGSCGLCHRAVRFVLAEDRAGCGFRYAPLGGDAFHRLVPPAARAALPDSLVLVTPDGRIFTRSAALRETGFRLGGLWRALAAAAGVVPMGLLDRGYDWIARMRYRMFARPADACPVLPADLRNRFE
- the pth gene encoding aminoacyl-tRNA hydrolase, whose protein sequence is MRLFVGLGNPGARYEETPHNAGFVAIDRFARKHRLPAFAPRFSGEFARGKVLGEDVAVLKPQTFMNLSGESVGEARRYLPIEVSDVLVVFDEMDIPAGKLRLRKFGGHGGHNGLRSIIDALGSSDFPRLRIGIGRPRDGREATGHLLSKVHPDERARLSATIDLAVEALEVSLREGFESAMNRYNGKDQLGAGEP